In the Geobacter sp. FeAm09 genome, one interval contains:
- a CDS encoding PEP-CTERM sorting domain-containing protein translates to MKKERKLFVVFNLCLLGMLAQVSASWGVSLATEAQIDTITISSSLGITFGDIATSASGSIYSNGSLVANDSATGAGSFTTGVDGSVGPLSTTYSDVAGTQFAYLGTLVSAAPAAANPDPLANPLASDFVVLGNSNVSSLLGGTVTATDTANYTQTFTVNGSGAGTMTLGALGLYNFMLFPDDTTTYTARAEAWLDFLLSDGSSKNYQVRVTNPLRMFGQDVLMLGTVDSLTGLTTLGDLFGTIDVFGGQTWTLTATAGTLAEVTSVPEPSAIILFGGGLLGILLYRRRKGMSTGC, encoded by the coding sequence ATGAAAAAGGAACGTAAGCTCTTTGTTGTTTTCAACCTCTGCTTGTTGGGTATGCTGGCGCAGGTATCGGCGTCATGGGGGGTGTCACTCGCTACCGAGGCTCAGATAGACACGATCACCATAAGCTCGTCCCTGGGGATTACCTTCGGCGACATCGCCACAAGCGCATCGGGGAGCATTTACAGCAACGGAAGCCTGGTGGCGAACGACAGCGCCACGGGAGCCGGCTCCTTCACGACCGGTGTTGACGGCAGCGTCGGGCCGCTTTCCACCACGTATTCCGACGTGGCCGGGACCCAATTCGCTTACCTCGGCACGCTGGTCTCCGCGGCGCCTGCCGCCGCAAACCCCGACCCGCTCGCCAATCCCCTGGCCTCCGACTTTGTCGTGCTGGGAAACAGCAACGTCTCGTCGCTGCTTGGTGGAACGGTGACCGCCACCGACACGGCGAATTACACCCAGACCTTCACGGTCAATGGTTCCGGCGCCGGGACCATGACCCTCGGAGCTCTGGGGCTCTACAACTTCATGCTCTTTCCCGACGACACGACTACCTACACAGCGAGGGCGGAGGCGTGGCTCGATTTCCTCTTGAGCGATGGTTCCAGCAAAAACTACCAGGTCAGGGTGACCAACCCGCTTCGCATGTTTGGCCAGGATGTGCTCATGCTCGGAACCGTGGACTCGCTTACCGGCCTTACAACCCTTGGCGATCTCTTCGGCACCATCGATGTTTTCGGCGGTCAAACGTGGACCCTGACCGCAACGGCAGGTACCCTGGCCGAGGTCACTTCTGTTCCCGAACCGTCCGCCATCATTCTCTTTGGCGGCGGCCTCCTCGGCATACTGCTCTACCGTCGGCGCAAAGGCATGTCAACAGGCTGCTAG
- a CDS encoding DUF5011 domain-containing protein, whose amino-acid sequence MKLVGKVAALCFFAAVVVTHLWGFEAWAQSSYFTGQGCSGCHASPVVATCNGCHAHGTHPSSAKSSINVAGTTNKSSYAPGELVTVTITGGYRSGWFRAVLYDQNSVELARSTGNDSGMGSSATYPATLSAAAPATPGTYTWKVGWYGNQSDAGGAAFGSGWTPDPNNPDHGSEIVNISTPFTVASATLPAPTISSVAPNSLVQGAAGQSVTIAGTNLTGATVSFSNSGVSAGAATGTATSISVPVSVTATAATGTGTVTVTTAGGSASSAFNVTASAAMAPTIDSVSPNSLAQGATGQTITITGTNLTGAMVNFSNSGVTAGAATGTATSINVPVSVGAAAATGTGTVTVTTANGNASKAFSVTASAIPLPAISSVSPNSLVQGAVNQVVTITGANLTGAAVSFSNSGVTGGTATATATSVSLPVSVAANAATGAGTVTVTTTGGSASSAFSITIRSSAPTLTVSALSDGSYTNNATLNISGSVSAGTQSVTVNGQNVTIMSDGSFSTAITLIAGANTIAVIATDSAGNQKSDTRTINYDPSAPVLTVASPIDNSTTTSSFAAVTGSVSETSTVAIANNGGSPQSATMSGNNFSATVNLTSGVNTITIVATDLAGNTSSAKRTVSYDTSKFTLAVTNPAQDMTTSRSPLILLGKVTNTTKEITVTVTMSGKTYTQLVTNGIFRQRLTFTRAKLYTITVTATDAAGNSSTVTRNVIYRPEGSDEEHRNNDD is encoded by the coding sequence ATGAAGCTTGTCGGAAAAGTTGCCGCGCTCTGTTTCTTTGCAGCAGTGGTTGTGACCCACCTGTGGGGTTTCGAGGCATGGGCTCAATCCAGTTACTTCACCGGTCAAGGGTGTTCCGGTTGCCATGCCTCACCGGTCGTTGCCACCTGCAACGGCTGTCATGCCCACGGCACCCACCCGAGCAGCGCCAAGAGCTCCATCAATGTGGCGGGCACAACCAACAAGAGTTCCTACGCCCCGGGGGAGTTGGTAACGGTCACCATTACCGGCGGCTACCGCAGCGGCTGGTTCCGGGCCGTGCTTTATGACCAGAACAGCGTCGAGTTGGCAAGGTCCACCGGCAATGACAGCGGCATGGGCAGTTCGGCCACCTATCCCGCCACGCTGAGCGCAGCCGCACCGGCAACGCCGGGCACCTACACCTGGAAAGTCGGCTGGTACGGCAACCAGTCCGACGCCGGGGGGGCGGCCTTCGGTTCCGGTTGGACACCAGACCCCAATAATCCTGACCATGGTTCGGAAATTGTCAATATCTCCACCCCCTTTACCGTCGCCTCGGCCACCCTGCCGGCGCCCACGATCAGTTCGGTGGCTCCCAACAGCCTCGTGCAGGGGGCTGCCGGCCAGAGCGTCACCATCGCCGGAACCAACCTGACCGGCGCCACGGTGAGCTTCAGCAACAGCGGGGTCAGCGCCGGCGCCGCCACCGGCACCGCCACCTCCATCAGCGTACCGGTCAGCGTAACCGCCACCGCCGCCACCGGCACCGGGACGGTCACCGTCACCACGGCCGGGGGCAGCGCCTCCAGCGCCTTCAACGTCACCGCCAGCGCCGCCATGGCGCCGACGATCGACTCGGTTTCCCCCAACAGCCTTGCTCAGGGGGCTACCGGTCAAACCATCACCATAACCGGCACCAACCTGACCGGCGCCATGGTGAACTTCAGCAACAGCGGGGTGACCGCCGGCGCAGCCACCGGGACCGCCACCTCCATCAACGTACCGGTCAGTGTCGGGGCCGCCGCTGCTACCGGTACCGGGACGGTCACCGTCACCACGGCCAACGGTAACGCCTCCAAGGCCTTCAGCGTCACCGCCAGCGCCATTCCGCTACCGGCAATCAGCTCGGTGAGCCCCAACAGCCTCGTACAGGGGGCAGTCAATCAGGTCGTCACCATCACGGGCGCCAATCTGACGGGCGCAGCGGTAAGCTTCAGCAACAGCGGGGTTACCGGTGGTACGGCCACCGCAACCGCCACCTCGGTCAGCCTGCCGGTCAGCGTCGCCGCCAATGCCGCCACCGGCGCCGGAACCGTCACCGTCACGACGACCGGGGGGAGCGCCTCCAGCGCCTTCAGCATTACGATACGGTCAAGCGCCCCGACACTTACGGTTTCGGCACTTTCCGACGGTTCATACACCAACAATGCCACGCTCAACATCAGCGGCAGCGTCAGTGCCGGCACCCAGTCCGTCACCGTCAACGGCCAGAACGTCACCATCATGTCCGACGGCTCCTTCTCCACCGCCATCACCCTGATTGCCGGGGCCAACACCATTGCGGTCATCGCCACCGACAGCGCCGGCAACCAGAAAAGCGATACCCGCACCATCAACTATGATCCGTCTGCTCCGGTACTGACGGTTGCGTCCCCCATCGACAACAGCACCACGACATCGTCATTCGCCGCCGTGACCGGCAGCGTCAGCGAAACCTCCACGGTGGCTATCGCCAACAACGGCGGCAGCCCCCAATCCGCCACCATGAGCGGCAACAATTTCAGTGCCACCGTCAATCTGACGTCGGGCGTGAATACCATCACTATCGTGGCGACCGACCTGGCGGGCAACACCTCCAGTGCCAAGCGGACAGTATCATACGATACGTCCAAGTTCACACTGGCGGTCACCAACCCCGCCCAGGACATGACCACCAGCCGTTCTCCCCTGATTCTCCTCGGTAAAGTCACCAACACCACCAAGGAGATCACCGTGACCGTCACCATGTCAGGCAAAACGTACACCCAGTTGGTGACCAACGGTATTTTCCGGCAGCGGCTTACCTTTACCCGCGCCAAACTGTACACCATTACCGTCACCGCGACGGATGCGGCCGGCAACAGCAGCACCGTAACCCGCAATGTCATTTACCGGCCCGAGGGAAGCGACGAGGAACACCGCAATAACGACGACTAA
- a CDS encoding MarR family winged helix-turn-helix transcriptional regulator has protein sequence MIDEKLSRQAMELTAKMTQLIDASVAPGKDHPFPDLALTPREVNILILLGKREELIMTELAAMTDSPLSTATRVVDRLVKKNLVQRERSERDRRIVVIRASEEGKLFYRSMQQQHLAASYKMLQALTEEEREVYVGLVGKLAAVLRR, from the coding sequence ATGATCGACGAAAAACTGTCCAGGCAGGCAATGGAATTGACGGCGAAGATGACCCAACTGATCGATGCCTCGGTCGCGCCCGGAAAGGACCATCCCTTTCCGGACCTGGCGCTTACCCCGCGGGAGGTCAATATCCTGATTCTGCTGGGTAAGCGTGAGGAACTCATCATGACCGAACTGGCTGCCATGACCGACTCCCCTCTCAGTACCGCGACACGCGTCGTGGACCGGTTGGTGAAAAAGAATCTGGTCCAGAGAGAGCGTTCGGAGCGGGATCGCCGGATTGTGGTCATCCGTGCCAGCGAAGAGGGGAAGTTGTTCTACCGGAGCATGCAACAGCAACATTTGGCCGCCAGTTACAAGATGCTCCAGGCTCTCACCGAGGAGGAGCGAGAGGTGTATGTCGGGTTGGTGGGAAAGCTTGCCGCGGTGCTGCGCCGGTAG
- a CDS encoding efflux transporter outer membrane subunit: MKNYLKFAGPTLGALALAGCVTVGPDYRKPDLAMPETWSVSASKEKLTDLTKWWSTFKDPVLEKLVDAAEKDNPTLSKAAAAIEKARANRSSVDSGFLPELSATASGSGAGSLNKSAGTSGSVGTTYSASAGLDASWELDIVGKNRRSSESANDLVQARVADWHDARVSLAAEVATAYVDYRACRLKEMYYAEQADSQEKTGRLTNLSANAGFTAPADARLAEASAASTRSTALAQKTECQVLVTSLVALTGLTDAALRQHLGGAAASLPKPEELRVTSVPADLLRQRPDIVSAERTLASTNALIGVAEAGRYPSLSLSGSVSLSATSGTAMSAPWSFGPTLNLPLFNGGKTEASIKSARSDYDSALADYQQTVRTAVKEVEQALTRLDSMAKREDQARISAEGYRAYLSATEQNWRVGRSSLLDLETARRSSISADITLLELQQSRLEYWIALYKAVGGGWKENDGGAK; encoded by the coding sequence ATGAAAAACTATCTCAAATTCGCCGGGCCGACACTGGGTGCCCTCGCTCTGGCCGGTTGCGTCACCGTCGGCCCCGATTACCGCAAGCCGGACCTCGCGATGCCGGAAACGTGGTCCGTATCGGCCTCCAAAGAGAAGCTGACGGACCTCACGAAGTGGTGGTCCACCTTCAAGGACCCGGTCCTCGAAAAACTGGTCGATGCAGCTGAAAAGGACAACCCGACGCTCTCGAAGGCCGCGGCGGCCATCGAAAAAGCCCGTGCGAACCGCTCTTCAGTCGATTCGGGCTTTTTGCCGGAGCTTAGTGCCACGGCCAGCGGAAGCGGTGCCGGCTCCCTGAATAAGAGTGCCGGCACCTCCGGCAGCGTCGGCACGACCTATAGCGCAAGTGCCGGCTTGGATGCTTCGTGGGAGCTCGACATCGTGGGGAAGAACCGCCGCTCGTCCGAATCGGCGAACGACCTTGTCCAGGCGCGAGTCGCGGACTGGCATGACGCCAGGGTCTCGCTGGCTGCCGAGGTGGCAACGGCGTACGTCGATTATCGGGCATGCCGGCTGAAGGAAATGTATTACGCGGAGCAGGCCGACTCCCAGGAAAAGACCGGCAGGCTTACCAACCTTTCCGCCAATGCCGGTTTTACGGCTCCGGCGGACGCGAGACTGGCCGAGGCGTCGGCCGCTTCGACCCGCTCGACGGCCCTGGCGCAGAAAACGGAATGCCAGGTCCTGGTAACGTCCCTGGTCGCCCTTACCGGACTGACGGACGCCGCGCTGCGGCAGCACCTCGGGGGCGCCGCAGCGAGCTTGCCCAAGCCCGAAGAGCTCCGTGTGACATCGGTCCCCGCGGACCTTTTGCGCCAGCGGCCGGATATCGTCTCCGCGGAACGGACCCTCGCCTCCACCAACGCCCTGATCGGGGTGGCCGAGGCCGGCCGCTACCCCAGTCTGAGCCTTTCCGGCTCCGTCAGCCTCTCGGCCACGAGCGGTACGGCCATGAGCGCGCCCTGGTCGTTCGGCCCAACGTTGAACCTTCCGCTCTTCAACGGCGGCAAGACGGAGGCCTCTATCAAGAGCGCCAGATCGGACTATGACTCGGCTCTGGCGGATTACCAGCAGACCGTCCGTACTGCCGTAAAGGAGGTCGAACAGGCCCTGACGCGTCTTGACAGCATGGCCAAAAGGGAGGACCAGGCCCGCATCAGCGCCGAGGGGTATCGTGCCTATTTGTCGGCCACCGAACAGAACTGGCGCGTCGGGCGCAGCAGCCTCCTGGATCTGGAAACGGCGCGTCGCTCAAGCATCAGTGCGGATATAACCTTGCTCGAACTACAGCAAAGCCGGCTGGAATACTGGATCGCGCTTTATAAGGCGGTCGGCGGAGGCTGGAAAGAAAACGATGGAGGAGCCAAGTGA
- a CDS encoding efflux RND transporter periplasmic adaptor subunit produces the protein MKLNVKKMAIFIAATLAAGGIALGLRSPSPSTKAQTKVAKSVLSVASTRPVHKQWPIELSASGSVVAWQEALISAETGGLRITALRVDVGDHVRRGQILAELSQASVQADVRRYEAALSSARASLAQAKANADRARLVKGSGAISEQQVNEYLATEKTAKASVEVAEAQLAAQKVTLSQTHIVAVDDGTITSRSAVLGQVVSVGTELFRLHRQDRLEWQAEVDAKQLLAVKAGATAEVTLPSGQNLRGTVRVAAPTLSTTTSRANVFVGLPVQSGAKAGMFASGRIMAGDKGVLAVPESALVQRDGRNYLFEIGVGNKVIRRIVATGTHRDGLVEITSGIGAAAVLVASGGGFLSDGDLVTVTKE, from the coding sequence GTGAAATTGAACGTGAAGAAGATGGCCATTTTCATTGCAGCCACCCTTGCCGCAGGCGGTATCGCCTTGGGCTTGAGGAGTCCCTCGCCCTCCACAAAGGCACAGACCAAGGTTGCCAAGTCGGTCCTGAGCGTGGCCTCCACCCGGCCGGTGCACAAGCAGTGGCCGATAGAACTCTCCGCCAGCGGCAGCGTCGTGGCGTGGCAGGAGGCGCTGATCAGTGCCGAGACCGGCGGGTTGCGCATCACCGCGCTTCGCGTGGATGTGGGCGACCATGTCAGGCGCGGGCAAATACTGGCCGAATTGTCCCAGGCCTCCGTTCAGGCGGATGTGCGCCGCTACGAGGCCGCGCTCTCTTCGGCGCGGGCGAGCCTGGCGCAGGCGAAAGCCAACGCCGACCGGGCGCGTCTTGTGAAGGGAAGCGGCGCCATCTCCGAGCAGCAGGTCAATGAATACCTGGCCACGGAGAAGACCGCCAAGGCGAGCGTCGAGGTGGCCGAGGCCCAACTCGCGGCGCAGAAGGTTACCCTGTCCCAGACCCATATCGTTGCGGTGGACGACGGCACCATCACCTCGCGAAGCGCGGTACTCGGCCAAGTCGTCAGCGTCGGCACCGAACTGTTCCGGCTGCATCGCCAGGACCGGCTGGAATGGCAGGCCGAGGTGGACGCGAAACAGCTCTTGGCCGTTAAAGCCGGCGCAACGGCCGAAGTAACCCTTCCCTCCGGCCAGAATCTCCGGGGGACGGTCCGGGTGGCCGCTCCGACCCTTTCCACCACTACCAGCCGGGCGAATGTCTTTGTCGGCCTGCCGGTCCAGAGCGGCGCCAAAGCCGGCATGTTCGCCAGCGGCCGCATCATGGCAGGCGACAAAGGCGTTCTTGCCGTACCGGAATCGGCCCTGGTGCAGCGCGACGGCCGGAACTACCTCTTCGAAATCGGCGTCGGCAACAAGGTGATTCGGCGCATAGTGGCAACGGGGACACATCGTGACGGCCTGGTCGAGATCACAAGCGGTATCGGTGCCGCGGCCGTCCTGGTGGCCTCGGGGGGAGGATTCCTTTCCGATGGCGATCTCGTCACGGTAACAAAGGAGTAA
- a CDS encoding efflux RND transporter permease subunit: MNFSAWAIRNPVPSLLLFILLTISGIYGLDKLGIQNFPDMDLPTIKISATLEGAAPAQLETEVARKIEDKLTSLTKLDHITTTITDGSVAISVSFEIDKNTEEALNEVRNAVDSAKADLPASMNSPTVSKVTDAGSAILTYTVESGNMSEEELSWFVDNDVAKTLLSVKGVNTVSRLGGVSREVHVDLDPAVMGGMGVTLADVSSQLNAVQQDASGGRGEVGKSIQSLRTLGAVHTADEVAALTIPLSDGRRIRLDQIAKVTDSYAERSTLAYVDGKRVIGFQLTRSKGFSDVGVADGVREAVAKFSAAHPQVKIHEASNSVASIKENYHGSMHLLLEGALLAVIVVWLFLRDWRATVISATALPLSIIPTFIVMKFFDFSLNTITLLALSLVIGILVDDAIVEVENIARHLRMGKSPYQAAMEAADEIGLAVISTTLTLVAVFLPTAFMGGIPGKVFKQFGITAATAVLASLLVARLLTPMMSAYFMKETGHAESDSALMTRYLGWLRACLANRRRTAIAALLFLVGSLALIPFISTGFMPAQDDGQTKVTLTLAPGSSLDDTARLALRASTLIKQLPDVTQVFASVGTASSGGGMDTSTSTEVNSATLTVDMKPRKERHKQVVVEEQIRDALRVLPGARVTIGRGNSGEKLEVTLASDDSQVLESAAASLERDMRTLKGVGSVTSGQALQRPEIQIRPDYARASQLGVTVEALGDAVRLGTYGDYSSKLNKLNLPQRQIAVRVRLDPEVRNDLGRIGMIRVAGSKGQATLASLADIRMGSGASQIDRLDRYRNITISVELNGRSLGEVMNEVRQLPAMKNLPKGVSTAQQGELQRMSELFGSFGVAMAVGILCIYVVLVLLFHDFLQPVTILAALPLSLGGALLAILATRNNFSMPAVIGLLMLMGIVTKNSILLVEYAIVARRQHGMSRFEALVDACHKRSRPILMTTIAMGAGMLPIALGLGADPSFRQPMAILVIGGLLTSTLLSLLVIPVVFTYIDDLLQLFRRRLLSAHQKGADSGGVAKGEALQGGID, from the coding sequence ATGAACTTTTCCGCCTGGGCCATTCGCAATCCTGTCCCGTCCCTGCTTCTTTTCATACTGCTGACCATCTCCGGGATCTACGGGCTGGATAAGTTGGGCATCCAGAACTTCCCCGACATGGACCTCCCCACCATCAAGATCAGTGCAACACTGGAGGGGGCCGCGCCGGCCCAGCTCGAAACCGAAGTCGCGAGAAAGATCGAGGACAAGCTCACCTCACTGACAAAGCTCGACCACATCACCACTACCATCACCGACGGTTCGGTCGCCATCTCGGTCTCGTTCGAGATCGACAAGAACACCGAAGAGGCCCTGAATGAGGTCCGAAATGCCGTCGATTCGGCCAAAGCCGACCTGCCGGCGAGCATGAACAGCCCGACCGTCTCCAAGGTCACCGACGCCGGCAGCGCCATCCTCACCTATACCGTCGAATCGGGCAATATGAGCGAGGAGGAGCTGTCCTGGTTCGTGGACAACGACGTGGCAAAAACGCTGCTGTCGGTGAAGGGGGTCAATACGGTCTCACGGCTGGGGGGCGTAAGCCGTGAGGTGCATGTGGATCTCGACCCGGCCGTGATGGGCGGGATGGGGGTGACCCTTGCCGATGTCTCGTCACAGCTCAATGCCGTCCAGCAGGACGCTTCGGGGGGGCGGGGCGAAGTCGGAAAGTCGATCCAGTCGCTTCGGACCTTGGGGGCGGTGCATACGGCCGATGAGGTGGCCGCGCTGACGATCCCCCTGAGCGACGGCCGGCGCATCAGGCTCGACCAGATCGCCAAGGTGACCGACAGTTATGCGGAGCGGAGCACGCTCGCCTATGTGGACGGCAAACGGGTGATCGGCTTTCAGCTCACCCGCTCGAAGGGGTTCTCGGACGTCGGCGTTGCGGATGGGGTGCGCGAGGCGGTGGCAAAATTCTCCGCCGCCCATCCCCAGGTGAAGATCCACGAGGCCAGCAACAGCGTGGCATCGATCAAGGAGAACTACCACGGTTCCATGCACCTGCTTCTGGAAGGGGCCCTCCTCGCCGTTATCGTGGTGTGGCTCTTCCTGCGCGACTGGCGGGCGACGGTGATCTCGGCCACGGCGCTCCCCCTTTCGATCATCCCGACCTTCATAGTGATGAAATTCTTTGATTTCAGCCTCAATACCATAACACTCTTGGCGCTTTCGCTGGTGATCGGCATCCTGGTCGACGACGCCATCGTGGAGGTGGAGAACATCGCACGGCACCTGCGCATGGGCAAAAGCCCCTACCAGGCTGCGATGGAGGCCGCCGACGAGATCGGCCTCGCCGTGATCTCCACGACGCTGACGCTGGTGGCGGTATTTCTGCCGACCGCCTTCATGGGAGGGATTCCCGGCAAGGTCTTCAAACAGTTCGGCATTACGGCCGCGACGGCGGTGCTCGCCTCGCTGCTGGTGGCGAGGCTTTTGACCCCCATGATGTCGGCCTATTTCATGAAGGAAACGGGGCACGCCGAGTCGGATTCCGCGCTTATGACGCGCTACCTCGGGTGGTTGCGCGCCTGTCTTGCCAACCGCCGCCGAACGGCCATAGCGGCGCTTCTGTTCCTGGTGGGCTCTCTGGCGCTGATCCCGTTCATTTCCACCGGCTTCATGCCGGCGCAGGACGATGGCCAAACCAAGGTCACCCTCACCCTGGCTCCAGGAAGCTCGCTTGACGACACCGCCCGGCTTGCCCTGCGGGCCAGCACGCTGATCAAACAGCTGCCGGACGTCACCCAGGTCTTCGCTTCAGTCGGCACCGCAAGTTCGGGCGGTGGTATGGATACCTCCACAAGTACCGAGGTCAATTCGGCAACCCTCACCGTCGACATGAAGCCGCGCAAGGAAAGACACAAACAGGTCGTGGTGGAAGAGCAGATTCGCGACGCCCTGCGCGTGCTCCCGGGGGCGCGGGTCACCATCGGCCGCGGGAACAGTGGTGAAAAACTGGAGGTGACCCTCGCCAGCGACGACTCACAGGTGCTGGAGAGTGCGGCGGCCTCGCTGGAACGCGATATGCGCACCCTGAAAGGGGTGGGAAGCGTCACCTCCGGCCAGGCCCTGCAGCGCCCCGAGATCCAGATCCGGCCCGATTATGCCCGGGCCTCCCAGTTGGGCGTCACCGTCGAAGCATTAGGTGATGCGGTCCGGCTGGGTACCTACGGCGACTACTCCTCAAAGCTCAACAAGCTGAACCTGCCGCAGCGTCAGATAGCCGTCCGGGTGCGCCTCGATCCGGAAGTCCGCAACGATCTGGGCCGCATCGGCATGATCCGGGTGGCGGGGAGCAAGGGGCAGGCCACCCTTGCCTCGCTTGCCGACATCCGCATGGGGAGCGGCGCCTCCCAGATCGATCGGCTGGACCGCTACCGGAACATTACCATCTCCGTAGAGCTGAACGGCCGTTCCCTGGGGGAGGTCATGAACGAGGTGCGTCAGCTCCCGGCAATGAAGAACCTTCCCAAGGGGGTATCCACCGCCCAGCAGGGGGAACTGCAGCGCATGAGCGAGCTTTTCGGGAGCTTCGGCGTCGCCATGGCCGTCGGCATCCTCTGCATATATGTCGTGCTGGTGTTGTTGTTCCACGACTTTCTCCAGCCCGTGACCATCCTGGCCGCGCTGCCGCTCTCCCTGGGGGGGGCGCTGCTGGCGATCCTGGCAACCCGCAACAATTTCTCGATGCCTGCCGTCATCGGCCTTTTGATGCTGATGGGGATCGTTACCAAGAACTCCATCCTCCTGGTGGAGTATGCCATCGTTGCGCGGCGGCAGCATGGGATGAGCCGGTTTGAAGCGCTGGTGGACGCCTGTCACAAGCGTTCGCGCCCGATCCTCATGACCACCATCGCCATGGGCGCCGGCATGCTTCCTATCGCTCTCGGCCTGGGCGCAGACCCGAGTTTCCGCCAGCCGATGGCCATCCTCGTGATCGGCGGCCTGCTCACCTCGACATTGCTGAGCCTCTTGGTGATCCCCGTGGTTTTCACCTACATCGACGATCTTCTCCAGCTCTTCCGCCGCCGCTTGCTCTCCGCGCATCAGAAAGGGGCCGATTCGGGCGGCGTGGCAAAGGGGGAAGCACTACAGGGGGGAATCGATTGA
- a CDS encoding response regulator, translated as MAEHILIVEDELKLVDILRGYLHMAGFETSSLCDGTEVVPWVKYNEPDLILLDVVLPGRDGLDICKEIRIFSPVPIIMMSARIDEIDRLLGLELGADDYVCKPFSPREVVARVKAVLRRMGDEQATRIAGLTLDESRYRATLAERELDLTAVEFKLLQLLATKPGRIYSRQQLMEKIYPDRRVVSNRTIDSHIKKLRKKMANVKPEQEFIHSVYGAGYKFEVA; from the coding sequence ATGGCTGAACATATTCTGATTGTGGAAGATGAGCTGAAACTGGTCGATATTTTGCGGGGCTATCTCCACATGGCCGGATTTGAAACCTCCAGTTTATGCGATGGCACCGAGGTCGTTCCCTGGGTAAAGTATAACGAACCGGACCTTATCCTTCTCGATGTGGTGCTCCCGGGGCGCGATGGCTTGGATATCTGCAAGGAAATCAGGATATTTTCCCCTGTGCCGATTATCATGATGTCCGCCCGCATCGATGAAATCGACCGGCTGCTCGGGCTCGAACTTGGCGCCGACGACTATGTGTGCAAGCCCTTCAGCCCTCGGGAGGTCGTCGCCAGGGTCAAGGCGGTCCTGCGCCGTATGGGCGATGAACAGGCTACACGAATTGCCGGGCTGACCCTTGATGAATCGCGCTATCGGGCCACGCTTGCCGAGCGCGAACTGGACCTGACTGCGGTTGAGTTCAAGCTGCTGCAGTTGCTGGCAACCAAGCCGGGACGTATCTACAGCCGGCAGCAGCTCATGGAAAAGATTTATCCCGACCGCCGTGTCGTCAGCAACCGCACCATAGACAGCCACATCAAAAAGCTGCGGAAGAAGATGGCGAATGTAAAGCCCGAACAGGAGTTCATTCATTCCGTGTATGGTGCCGGCTACAAGTTCGAGGTCGCTTGA
- a CDS encoding M48 family metallopeptidase: MTAAKDGLRPDAIECRGMVIPFRYCHARRRTLGMTVRPDKSVIVRAPLRASLGEIRDFVSRRAAWIAKVWREFDAMPPKPPRTYESGTVFRFLGREYGLTPERGATESAGLRGDALVVAAPDEPDPRTARRLVDAWYRDQAAVIFRERAILCHRRLAAEGIPLPAIVIRPMKSRWGSYSYRTGRMTLNLHLIEAPPACLDYVIIHELCHIRERHHGPGFWRLVERYVPDHAALRRLLNALV; the protein is encoded by the coding sequence ATGACCGCAGCCAAAGACGGGCTCCGTCCCGATGCCATCGAATGCCGGGGCATGGTGATCCCGTTCCGGTACTGCCATGCCCGGCGCAGGACCCTGGGGATGACGGTCAGGCCGGACAAGTCGGTGATCGTCAGGGCTCCGCTGCGGGCCTCCCTCGGGGAGATCCGGGACTTCGTCTCCCGGCGGGCGGCGTGGATCGCCAAGGTGTGGCGGGAGTTCGACGCCATGCCGCCCAAGCCTCCCCGAACCTACGAAAGCGGCACGGTTTTCCGGTTCCTGGGGAGAGAATATGGGCTGACCCCGGAGCGCGGGGCGACGGAATCGGCAGGGCTCAGGGGGGACGCGCTGGTGGTGGCCGCCCCGGACGAGCCGGACCCTCGGACGGCGCGCCGGCTCGTGGACGCGTGGTACCGCGATCAGGCGGCGGTCATCTTCCGGGAACGGGCAATCCTGTGCCATCGGAGGCTGGCGGCGGAAGGCATTCCCCTCCCCGCCATCGTGATCCGCCCCATGAAGAGCCGCTGGGGAAGCTACTCGTACCGCACCGGCCGGATGACGCTCAACCTCCACCTCATCGAAGCGCCCCCAGCCTGCCTCGACTACGTGATCATCCACGAGCTGTGCCACATCCGGGAACGGCACCACGGGCCCGGCTTCTGGAGGCTGGTCGAACGTTACGTGCCGGACCACGCCGCGCTGCGCAGGCTGCTCAACGCCCTCGTATAA